In Scatophagus argus isolate fScaArg1 chromosome 3, fScaArg1.pri, whole genome shotgun sequence, one genomic interval encodes:
- the LOC124056196 gene encoding epithelial membrane protein 3-like — MVFLLISLTILHLVTLAMLFIATLEKSWWVWTDSEITDLWYNCFHDNATKTWLCATTNENDWLQSVQALMILSVVFSSISFLVFLGQLLTLSKGGLFYFTGLCQAFAGFTDFAACLIFTFHRKEILNDSRDLNRGHFGYCFILAWLCVPLLLISSVLYVHLRKKQ, encoded by the exons ATGGTCTTCCTACTCATATCCCTGACAATTCTGCATCTGGTTACCTTGGCCATGCTCTTCATCGCCACCCTCGAGAAG TCCTGGTGGGTATGGACTGATTCAGAAATCACAGACCTCTGGTATAACTGTTTCCATGATAATGCCACAAAGACCTGGCTGTGTGCCACAACCAATGAAAACG ACTGGCTGCAGTCTGTCCAGGCCCTCATGATCCTCTCTGTGGTCTTCTCCTCCATTTCCTTCTTGGTTTTTCTGGGTCAGCTGCTCACCTTGTCCAAGGGAGGACTCTTCTACTTCACGGGCCTCTGTCAGGCCTTTGCAG GTTTCACAGACTTTGCTGCTTGCCTCATCTTCACCTTCCACAGAAAGGAAATCCTAAATGACTCCAGAGACCTGAACAGGGGACACTTTGGCTACTGTTTCATCCTGGCGTGGTTGTGTGTGCCTCTCCTCCTGATCAGCAGTGTCCTCTATGTCCACTTGCGCAAGAAGCAGTGA